Genomic window (Lycium barbarum isolate Lr01 chromosome 2, ASM1917538v2, whole genome shotgun sequence):
TTCGTAGACGAAATTCTGGTATCATATTAAGCAAAAAAGGACCTTCCCCTATTAACAAAAGTAATTCTATTAGCAATGACACTGTGTCTTTATCAGCCGGGAAACCCCTCCCAATGATTTCCTTCAAAAGAGCCATTGCTTCATTAGTTTTATTACTCTTGAGAAATCCATGCACAATAAGATTGGAAGTGGCATTGTCCGGCAAACAAccatttccctccatttctctTAGCAACTCTTTGGCTTCATATACTAAACCTTCAATACAAAGTCCATTTACTGTTACATTGTATGTTATAGCATCAGGATGCAACCCTATGGAATAAAGCTTATCAAAAATAGAACGAGCTTTATCAAGCTTTTGAATTCTAAAAAATCCACCATTGCCTGTATTGTAGATTAAAATATTAGTATCTTCTTTTTGTTTGTCCCACCTATGAAAGAGGGACATAGCTTTTTCTACGTGTCCATTCTTTATATAACCATGAAGCATTATGCCACAAGTGTAAATGTCAGGAGTATGGCCTGCATTTTGCATCTCAGTAAAGAAATGTTCTGAACACTCAACTCTACCAACTTCAAATAGGCCTTGCAAGATAGTAGAATATGTAACAATGTCAGGTTTCAACCCCTTCTGCGAGATTTCACAACACAAATGCATGGCCTCATCTAATTTTTTTTGCTTGCAATACCCATTGACTAATATGTTGTAACTAAAGATGTCAGGCTTGACGCCAGTATCAACCATAGAGTCTAAAATTCTCCTTGCTACATCTACTTCACCGTGCAGACAATATCCTTCCATTATAGCGTTGTAGGTAACCACATCTGGATGTTCACCTCTTTGGATCATTATCGTTAACACCTCCACAGCATCTTCAACCATCCCTTTTTTGCAAAATGCATTTATCAACATGCTAAATGTGTGCACGTTCGGAAAAATATTAAGGTACATCATCTCATCCAAAAGCAGCCTAACCTTTTCCCACTCATCAAACTTACACAAACCATCAACCAGTGAACTATATGTAAGTACATTTGGAGTAAtgccttttcatttcatttcattgaAAAGGTTGAAAGCAGCACCTACCATTTTGTCTTTGCAAAGCGCATCTACGACGATACTATACACAATTGTGTTAGGTTTAGGACCCCCTTGCTCCATTATCCTCAACAAACTAAGAGCTGTTTGAGTATGCCCTTGTTTACATAGCCCATTCATGACAGTACCAAACATTACTTCATCAATCTTACAAATTTTCTCTGTCACCAACTTATTAAACAACCACATGGCATCCTTAATCTTATTTTGTTCACAAAGTCCCCTTATAAGAGTGCTGAAAGTAACAACATTAAACTGAACACCACTCTTGAAAAAAATACCCAACACTGAAAACCCATGTTCAGTACAACCCAACAAGCAAAATGAATCAATCACACTAGTCAAGATATAATCATCAAAGGGAACCCCTAGCTTCCTCATCTCTCCAAAAAAAGAAACAACACCACAATAATATTTCTTATTAATCATCACCCTTAACAATTTTGCAAACTCTACAACAGAAGGAATTGGTTTTGTTTGGACCATTTGATTAAAGACACTAACAGCATGGTCTAAATTATTCACATGTCTAAAATCCTTAAAGACAACAACTTTACGCTTTCTTGAAATTGATGgcttttcttgaaatgaagaataTTTTGAGGGACTAGCAGAGAAAGAATGAAACATAGCTTCATGGTCTTGCAATAAAGCAAACAATTGGATTGAAGGGAAGAAATTACCTCTGTAACACAGAGGTTTTGTCCAAGAAAGAAAGAGCATGGTGGCTGCTCTGTTTCTCTAAGGTTAAAATAGGAACTGAAGAGCTTTCAAATATAAAGGCCACACCGTTTTAGAACAAACTAGTTAATAAAGAGGAGAAAATTACAAAAATGGTCGCTTACGTTTGATTTAGGTTTAAAAAAGTTTCTTAAGTATGCACTTTGGTAAATTTAGTCCTTCAAGTTTACAAAAAGTTGATATTTTTAGTCTCAGTTAAATATTTATCCAACTTTGTATGTTATTTAAAATTAGCGAAAACTCACATTAGAGGTACAACATATGTAATATttgttatttttaatttattttaaagtTTGGTGTAACTTTTTGTGGCGTAATTTCTTTCTACCCCAAAGTaagtgtccaaaaaaaaaaaaaaaagtctcaaAATAAG
Coding sequences:
- the LOC132627989 gene encoding pentatricopeptide repeat-containing protein At1g62670, mitochondrial-like, coding for MLFLSWTKPLCYRGNFFPSIQLFALLQDHEAMFHSFSASPSKYSSFQEKPSISRKRKVVVFKDFRHVNNLDHAVSVFNQMVQTKPIPSVVEFAKLLRVMINKKYYCGVVSFFGEMRKLGVPFDDYILTSVIDSFCLLGCTEHGFSVLGIFFKSGVQFNVVTFSTLIRGLCEQNKIKDAMWLFNKLVTEKICKIDEVMFGTVMNGLCKQGHTQTALSLLRIMEQGGPKPNTIVYSIVVDALCKDKMVGAAFNLFNEMK